Within Streptomyces antibioticus, the genomic segment TCGGCGTTGTCGGCGTTGGCGCGCACCCGCAGGCGGCGCTTGCGGTCGGCGAACGCCATGATGCGGTGGACGGCCTCGACCAGTTCGTCGGCGTCGTCCGCGCCGGCGTGCATCCGGCCCTCGAAGTACTCCACGACGGGGGACGGGACGACCGGGACCTCGCCCAGGTAGACCTTGCCGGAGGAGCCGTCGATCGAGATGACGTCGCCCTCCTCCACCACATGGCCGCCCGGCACCGTCATCCGGCGGCGCTTGGTGTCGACCTCCAGCTCCTCGGCGCCGCACACACAGGTCTTGCCCATGCCGCGCGCCACGACGGCCGCGTGGGAGGTCTTGCCGCCGCGGGAGGTCAGGATGCCCTCGGCCGCGATCATGCCGTCGAGGTCGTCGGGGTTGGTCTCCCGGCGGACCAGGATGACCTTCTCGCCCGAGCGGGACCACTTGACGGCGGTGTACGAGTCGAAGACCGCCTTGCCGACCGCCGCGCCCGGCGACGCCGCGATGCCCCGGCCGACCTTCTCCACCTTCGCGTCCTCGTCGAAGCGGGGGAACATGAGCTGCGCGAGCTGGGCGCCGGTGACGCGCTGGAGCGCCTCGGTCTCGTCGATCAGGCCCTGGTCGACGAGCTGGGTGGCGATACGGAAGGCCGCGCCCGCGGTCCGCTTGCCGACCCGGGTCTGGAGCATCCAGAGCTGGCCGCGCTCGATGGTGAACTCGATGTCGCAGAGGTCCTTGTAGTGGTTCTCCAGCGTCTCCATGATCTGGAGGAGCTGGTCGTAGGACTTCTTGTCGATCTTCTCCAGCTCGGCGAGCGGGACGGTGTTGCGGATGCCGGCGACGACGTCCTCGCCCTGGGCGTTCTGGAGGTAGTCGCCGTAGACGCCCTGGTGGCCGGAGGCGGGGTCGCGGGTGAAGGCGACGCCGGTGCCGGAGTCGGGGCCGAGGTTGCCGAAGACCATCGAGCAGACGTTGACGGCGGTGCCGAGGTCGTGCGGGATGCGCTCCTGGCGGCGGTAGAGCTTGGCGCGGTCGCCGTTCCAGGAGTCGAAGACGGCCTTGACGGCGAGGTCCATCTGCTCGCGCGGGTCCTGCGGGAAGTCCCGGCCGGCCTCGGTCTTGACGATCCTCTTGAAGCGGGTGACCAGCTTCTTGAGGTCGGCGGCCTCCAGCTCGGTGTCGACGGTGACCTTCTTGGCGGTCTTCGCGGCTTCGAGGGCGTCCTCGAAGAGTTCGCCGTCGACGCCGAGGACGGTCTTGCCGAACATCTGGATGAGACGGCGGTAGGAGTCCCAGGCGAAGCGGTCGTCGCCGGCCTGGACGGCCAGGCCCTGGACCGACTTGTCGGAGAGGCCGATGTTGAGGACGGTGTCCATCATGCCGGGCATGGAGAACTTGGCGCCCGAGCGGACGGAGACCAGCAGCGGGTCGTCGGCCTGGCCGAGCTTCTTGCCCATGCGCCGCTCCAGCGCGTCGAGGTGCGCACTCACCTCGTCACGCAGTGCCGCCGGCTCCTCGCCGCTGTCGAGGTAGACCTTGCAGGCCTCGGTGGTGATCGTGAATCCCGGAGGGACGGGAAGGCCCAGGTTGGTCATCTCGGCGAGGTTGGCGCCCTTGCCACCGAGGAGGTCCTTGAGGTCCTTGTTGCCCTCGGTGAAGTCGTAAACGAACTTCACGCCCTCAACGCTCGTGGCCGGCTCGGCTACCTGGAGATCTTTGTTTTCCGACACGGGTCTCGACTCCTCGAGGACGCGGTGGCTGCCCTGACGGCGAGGAACATACCCAGATCGAAGGCACCTGGGTACGTCCACTTACGCGTCATGCGCCTGTAACCAGTCGTCCGCCACCGGATCGAAAGTCAAAGCTTGGCAAGCGCAGGGCCGCTGATGTTTTCACTTCTTGAAGACACAGACCGTCAAACCGCCCCCAGGCTGCTCACATGAGCAGACCAAGGGTACATCTGAGTTCGATCGATGAACGATCAAGGGGTGGCACTCAGTGCCACCCCTTGATGTTGTGCAGTCGCTCATGATCCGCTCATCTGAGCACAGCACCCCTCAGGGGTGGCGAGAATCACGCTTCAGCGAGGGCCGCGATGTCACCATGCGGACGGGTCCCGAGACAGGTCACAGCACGTCTCTCCGGAGGAAACGCGCCTGCCACACAGGGTCCCTCAGACCCCCAGGGCCAGCAACCGCTCCTCCACCCGCTCCGGCGCGTACAGGTGCTCCACCACCAGCGCGCCCGCGCCCACCAGTCCGGCCCGCTCCCCCAGCGTGGACGTCACCACGTCCAGCCGGGCCGTGGAGCGCGGCAGCGCCCGCTGGTAGAGCAGTTCGCGCACACCGGTGAGGAAGGGGGTCCCGGCCAGGTCCCCGGCGATCATCAGCACCCCGGGGTTGAGCAGCGTGACGACCGTCGCCAGCACGTCCCCGACCAGCCGCCCGGCCTCGCGGGCCAGCGCGGCCGCCTCCGGGTGCCCCGAGGCGAGCAGGTCCCGTACGTCCGAGCCGGAGGCCGCCCGCACCCCGGCCTCGGCGAGCCTGCGGGCCACCGCGCCACCGCTGGCGACGGCGGCGAGACAGCCGTACGACCCGCAGCGGCAGAGCGACTCCGCGCCCTCGGGGATCCGGATGTGGCCGATGTCCCCGGCGCCGCCGTCGACACCCCGGAAGATCGAGCCGTCGACCACGACCCCGGCGCCGATGCCGGTGGAGACCTTGACCAGCACGAACGCCGAGCAGTCGCGGTGGCCGGTGCGCTGTTCGCCGTACGCCATGAGGTTGGCGTCGTTGTCGACCAGGACCGGGACCGTGCCCGGGCGGCCGGTGCGCTCGGCGAAGGCCCGCGCGAGCCGGCCGCGGATGTCGTAGCCGTCCCAGCCGGGCATGATCGGCGGCTGGACGACGAGGCCGGTCTCGCTGTCGACCGGGCCGGGGACGGCGAGGCCGATGCCGCAGACCTCCTCGGCGCCGTGGCCCGCCTTGACCAGCAGTTCGGCGAACCAGCCGCCCAGTTCGCCGAGCACGGTGTCCGGGCCGTCCTCGACGACCAGCGTGCCGGAGTGCTCGGCGAGGATCTCGCCGGTGAGCGTCAGGACGGCCGCGCGGGCGTGCCGGGTGTCCAGGTCGGCGGCGAGCACCACGGCGTGCGCGTCGTCGAACTCCAGCGTGATGGAGGGACGGCCGCCGAGCGGGGAGTCGACCGGGCCGCCGGCGCCCTCGCGCAGCCAGCCGGCGCGGAAGAGCCGCTCCAGGCGCTGTCCGACGGTCGCTCTGGACATGCCGGTCACCTGCTGGAGGGCACCGCGGGTCGTCGCGCGTCCCGTGCGGACCAGTTCGAGCAGATCTCCGGCGCTGGCCTGACCGCGTCCCGTCATGCGCACCCCCTTGTGTTTCTCAAGCTTGCATTACATATTGAGTTTTGCGTGTTAAATAGACGTAACCCTACGGTAGCCGCTGCCGAACCCAGCGGCTCTGTCGTCTTCGGGGAGCCCCGAGTGGATCGGACCACCCAGCTCATCGCCCGCCCGGCGGAGTGCACCGTCGTATACGACCCGGCGGCTCCGCCGGGGTCGCCGCACGTCAGGGCCCCGGGCGGCGACGCGCGGACCACCGGCCGGAGCGTCCTGCGCCGCGGGGCGGAGGAGGTGCTGGAGCGCAACTGGACCGGCACCTCCACGGTGCCCTCCCTGGGTCTGTACCCGCACCAGTGGTCCTGGGACTCCGCGTTCATCGCGATCGGGCTGCGGCACGTCTCGCCGCGCCGGGCCCAGACGGAACTGGAGACGCTGCTGGCCGCCCAGTGGGGCGACGGACGCGTCCCGCACATCGTGTTCAACCCCTCCGTACCGCTCGACGCGTACTTCCCGAGCCCCGATTTCTGGCGCTCCTCGACCGCGGGGCGCGCTGCGGGCGCCCCGCGCACCGTACAGACCTCCGGCATCGTGCAGCCACCGGTGCACGCGCTGGCGGCCTGGCTGGTGCACCGCGCCGACCCGGAGCTGTCCCGCGCGCGCGGCTTCCTCGCCCGGGTCTACCCGCGGCTGGCCGCCTGGCACCGCTATCTGCTGCACCGGCGGGACCTGGGCGGCGGCGGGCTGGTGTCGGTCGTCCACCCGTGGGAGCAGGGGATGGACAACGCGCCCGCGTGGGACGCCCCGCTCGCCCGGGTCACCCCGGCCCCGGCCCGCTCCTTCCGCCGCGCCGACCTCGACCACGGGGCGGCCGAGGACCGGCCGACGGACCTGGACTACGGGCGGTACGTGCGGCTCGCGGCCGGCTACCGGGACGGCGGGTACGCCGACGGCGGCGGGGAGTTCGCCGTCGAGGACCCCTCCTTCAACGCGCTGCTGATCGCCTCCGAGCACGCCCTCGCGCGGATCGCGCACGAGCTGGGGGCGCAGGCCACCGCCCGGCACGCGCGCGCGGAGCGGCTGACGGCCGCGCTGGTGGACCGGCTGTGGGACCCGGAGCGGGGTCTGTTCCTGTGCCGGGACGTGCGCGGCGGCACGCTCGTCGGGGAGCGGGGGGTCTCCGGGCTGGTCCCGCTGATCCTGCCCGGCCTGGCGCGCGAGGTGGTCTCCGCCGTCGTACGGACGCTGCGCGGCCCGCACTTCGGGCTCGGGACGACGACCCGGCTCGTGCCCAGTTACGACCTGCTCGGTGAGGCGTTCGACCCGCACCGCTACTGGCGCGGCCCGGCCTGGTTCAACACCGGCTGGCTGATCGAGCGCGGGCTGCGGCTGCACGGCCGGCCGGCCGAGGCGGACGCGCTGCGCGAGGCGGTGCTGGACACCGCGCTCACCTCGGACTTCGCCGAGTACGTCGATCCGTACACCGGCGAGGGCTGCGGCACCACGGGCTTCGGCTGGACGGCCGCGCTCACGCTCGACCTCCTGCACCAGGACAGCACAACCACCACCAGCACGGTTTTCAAGGGAGGGGACCGGGGATGACGGACCGGCATCATCTGCTCGTGCACGGCGGGACGTTCGCCGCCGTGGACGACCGCGGGGACATCAGCGGCGTACGGGGTACGGGCTCCTTCCCCGAGGGGCTGTTCGTACGGGACGCCCGCCACCTCAGCCGCTGGCAGCTCACGGTCGACGGCGCCGTACCGGAGACGCTCGCGCCGGTCGGGGACGGGGACACCGCGCGGTGCGTGCTCGTGCCGCGCGGCGGGCGCAACGAGCCGTCGGCCTGCACGGTCTTCCGTGAGCAGGCGGTCGGCGACAGCTCGTTCGTGGAGTCGCTGCGGGTGGTCGGCAACCGTCCGGCCGCGACGACGGTCCGGCTCGCGGTCACGGTCGACGCCGACTTCGCCGACCAGTTCGAGCTGCGCTCCGACCACCGTACGTACGCCAAGACGGGCGCGGTGCGCGGGCGCCAGGTGCTCGACGACGGCGTGGAGTTCTCCTACCGGCGCGGTGAGTGGACGTCCTGTACGACGGTGACGGCCGAGCCCGCCCCGGACGCCGTCGAGGAGACCGGGACCGGCGCCCGGCGGCTGGTCTGGAAGCTGGAGATCGAACCCCACGGCAGCGCCGAACTCGTCCTGCGCGTGATGGCCAGGCCGCACGGGGAGAAGCGGGCACTGCGGGTGCCGCGCTCCCCCGCGACAGTGGCCGAAAAGCTACTTGCGCAGGAGAACGAGTTCGTGGAAGGGGTGGCTTTTCCTACGGTGTGGCCCGAACTCGCGTCCGCATGTGTTCGAGGGCTCGCGGATCTGGCCGCGCTCCAGGTCCACGCGACGGGTCCGGACGGTGAGGAACTCCGGGTGCCGGCGGCCGGGGCACCCTGGTTCCTGACCCTGCTCGGCCGGGACGCCCTCCTCACCTCCCTCTTCGCCCTCCCCTACCGGCCCGGGCTCGCCGCCGCCACGCTCCCGGCGCTCGCCGCGACCCAGGCCACCGAGACCGGGCCGCGGGCGGTGTCCCAGCCCGGCAAGATCGTCCACGAGGTGCGGCACGGGGAGCTGGCCCACTTCGGGCAGGTGCCGTACGGCCGCTACTACGGCTCGGTGGACGCGACACCGCTGTTCCTGGTGCTGCTCGGGGCGTACGTCGAGCGGACCGGGGACTCGGGGACGGCCCGCCGACTGGAGTCCCACGCCCGCGCGGCCGTCGGCTGGATGCTCGACCACGGCGGGCTGACCTCGCGCGGGTACCTCGTCTACCGCGCCGACCAGGGCGGCCTCGCCAACCAGAACTGGAAGGACTCCCCCGGCGCCATCTGCTCCGCGGACGGCACCCGCGCCACCGGAGCGGTCGTGGCGGCGGGGGCCCAGGGGTACGCCTACGACGCGCTGCGCCGCACGGCGTGGCTGTCGCGCACGGTGTGGGACGACGAGACGTACGCCGCGCTGCTCGAACAGGCGGCGGCGGATCTGCGGGACCGGTTCCAGCGGGACTTCTGGATGCGGGACCGGTCCTTCCCGGCGCTCGCGCTGGACGGCGAGGGCCGCCAGGTCGACGCGCTGGCCTCCGACGCCGGGCATCTGCTGTGGTCGGGGCTGCTGGACAAGGAGTACGGGGAGGTCGTGGGCCGCAGACTCCTCGAACCGGACTTCTTCTCGGGGTGGGGGGTGCGCACGCTGGCCGCCGGGCAGCCGGCGTACCACCCGCTGTCGTACCACCGGGGTTCGGTCTGGCCGCACGACAACGCGCTGATCACGCTGGGGCTCGCGCGCTACGGCCTGCACGACGAGGCGCGTACGGTCGCCCACGCGATGGTCGACGCGGCGACGGCCACCGGGCACCGGCTGCCGGAGGTCCTCGCCGGCTACGGCCGCGACACCCACGCGGAGCCGGTGCCCTACCCGCACGCGTGCGTACGGGAGTCCCGGGCGGCGGCGGCACCGTTGGCGCTGCTCACGGCGGTGGGCGGGGCGTAGCGCCCCCTTTGCGCGGAGTTTGCCGAGGAGTGGGGCGGGGGGCTGAACACGGGCCGGGAGCAGGCCGTACGAAACTGAGGCGGATCCGACGACCGACGTCGGCCCCACCGAACCACCGGGCTTCGCACGGAAGGACCCTCGGGTGCCTGTCTCCACACGCTCTCCCTCACCCCACGCCCCTGAGCCGCTGGACCCCGCGAAGGGGACGCCGGATCCGGCGGGGGCGGAGGACGCCGTCGAGGTCGAGGAAGCCGACGGGGTGGTCGGGGAGGTGCCGACGGGGGCCGGTGAACCCGAGGGCGAGGCGCCTGTCGGCGAGGGGGACGCCGAGGGGAAAAAGGCGGAGTCCGCCTCGGAAACGGTGCCTGCGTCCGAGGCGTCCCCCGCGACGGCCGGCGAGGCTGTGGCCGAGGAGCCCGGGGACGAGTCGGCCGTCGGCCCGGCGGATGTCGATGCCGGTGGCGCCGAGGCCGAAGCCGGCGTGCCGCGCGGCTGGCGGGGGCGGTATCCGCGGGTTGCGCGAGGCGTGTGGTGGGGGGTGACCGTCCTGGCGCTCGTGCTGGTGGTCGGGGCGTTGTTGTTGCCCAATCGGATGGCCGCGCTTCAGATGAACCGGTTCACCCGGATACCCGGGGAGGCGATCATCGGGGCGGCCGTGCTGCTGGCCCTGCCGCGGCGGACGCGGATCGCGGTGGCCGCGGGGGCCGGGACGCTGCTCGGGGCGTTGACCGTGCTCAATCTGCTGGACATCGGGTTCTTGGAGTACCTGGGGCGGGACTTCAACCTGGTGCTCGACTGGGGGCTGTTGGACGACGCCCAGTCCTACCTCGCCGACTCGATGGGCGGGACCGTCGCGGCGCTCGCGGCGATCGGGGTCGTCCTGCTGGTCGTCCTGGTGCTGGGTCTGATGGCGCTGGCGACCGTCCGGCTGGGCAACATCCTCGCGCGCCACCCCCGCCGCTCGACCCAGGGGACGCTGATCGCGGGCACCGCGTGGATCGCCTGCTCCGTGCTCGGTCTCCAGTACGCCGGGATCCCGGTCGCCTCCGACCGCGTCGCGAACCGGGTCACCTCCGAGGTGCGGCAGGTGCGCGACACGCTGCGCGACGAGGCCGAGTTCGCGAAGGTCGCCCGCAGCGACACCTTCGGCAACACCCCGCCCGACCAGCTCGTGCCCGACCTGCGCGGCAAGGACATGATCTTCGCCTTCATCGAGAGCTACGGCCGCAGCGCCGTGGAGGACCCGATCATCGCCCCCGGCGTCGACGCCACCCTGGAGACCCGCACCGCCGCCCTCGCCAAGGCCGGCTTCCACGCCAAGAGCGGCTGGCTGACCTCGGCGACGTACGGCGGCAGCAGTTGGCTCGGGCACTCCACCACCCTGTCCGGCCTGTGGGTGGACAACCAGCAGCGCTACCGCACCGTGATGGCGAGCGACCACCTCTCCCTCACCAAGGCGTTCCAGAAGACCGGCGACTGGGACACGGTCGGCGTCATGCCCGGGGTGCAGAAGGCATGGCCGGAGGCGGAGTTCTACGGCCTCGACAAGGTCTACAACGCCTTCCAGATGGGCTACCAGGGACCGAAGTTCAGTTGGTCGACCATGCCGGACCAGTACGCGCTGGAGGCGTTCCA encodes:
- a CDS encoding amylo-alpha-1,6-glucosidase, translating into MTDRHHLLVHGGTFAAVDDRGDISGVRGTGSFPEGLFVRDARHLSRWQLTVDGAVPETLAPVGDGDTARCVLVPRGGRNEPSACTVFREQAVGDSSFVESLRVVGNRPAATTVRLAVTVDADFADQFELRSDHRTYAKTGAVRGRQVLDDGVEFSYRRGEWTSCTTVTAEPAPDAVEETGTGARRLVWKLEIEPHGSAELVLRVMARPHGEKRALRVPRSPATVAEKLLAQENEFVEGVAFPTVWPELASACVRGLADLAALQVHATGPDGEELRVPAAGAPWFLTLLGRDALLTSLFALPYRPGLAAATLPALAATQATETGPRAVSQPGKIVHEVRHGELAHFGQVPYGRYYGSVDATPLFLVLLGAYVERTGDSGTARRLESHARAAVGWMLDHGGLTSRGYLVYRADQGGLANQNWKDSPGAICSADGTRATGAVVAAGAQGYAYDALRRTAWLSRTVWDDETYAALLEQAAADLRDRFQRDFWMRDRSFPALALDGEGRQVDALASDAGHLLWSGLLDKEYGEVVGRRLLEPDFFSGWGVRTLAAGQPAYHPLSYHRGSVWPHDNALITLGLARYGLHDEARTVAHAMVDAATATGHRLPEVLAGYGRDTHAEPVPYPHACVRESRAAAAPLALLTAVGGA
- a CDS encoding CDP-alcohol phosphatidyltransferase — protein: MPVSTRSPSPHAPEPLDPAKGTPDPAGAEDAVEVEEADGVVGEVPTGAGEPEGEAPVGEGDAEGKKAESASETVPASEASPATAGEAVAEEPGDESAVGPADVDAGGAEAEAGVPRGWRGRYPRVARGVWWGVTVLALVLVVGALLLPNRMAALQMNRFTRIPGEAIIGAAVLLALPRRTRIAVAAGAGTLLGALTVLNLLDIGFLEYLGRDFNLVLDWGLLDDAQSYLADSMGGTVAALAAIGVVLLVVLVLGLMALATVRLGNILARHPRRSTQGTLIAGTAWIACSVLGLQYAGIPVASDRVANRVTSEVRQVRDTLRDEAEFAKVARSDTFGNTPPDQLVPDLRGKDMIFAFIESYGRSAVEDPIIAPGVDATLETRTAALAKAGFHAKSGWLTSATYGGSSWLGHSTTLSGLWVDNQQRYRTVMASDHLSLTKAFQKTGDWDTVGVMPGVQKAWPEAEFYGLDKVYNAFQMGYQGPKFSWSTMPDQYALEAFQKLEHGKERDKPLMSEIILTSSHQPWAPIPTMVGWDELGDGSVFDAIQEAGKKAPDVIADSTKSREEYGKSVQYSVTALTEWLERYGTDDTVLVFLGDHQPISRVSGQNASRDVPISIVAKDPKVLDKIAGWNWTDGLKPAHDAPVWKMSSFRDRFLTAYGSTPHPTTG
- a CDS encoding amylo-alpha-1,6-glucosidase → MDRTTQLIARPAECTVVYDPAAPPGSPHVRAPGGDARTTGRSVLRRGAEEVLERNWTGTSTVPSLGLYPHQWSWDSAFIAIGLRHVSPRRAQTELETLLAAQWGDGRVPHIVFNPSVPLDAYFPSPDFWRSSTAGRAAGAPRTVQTSGIVQPPVHALAAWLVHRADPELSRARGFLARVYPRLAAWHRYLLHRRDLGGGGLVSVVHPWEQGMDNAPAWDAPLARVTPAPARSFRRADLDHGAAEDRPTDLDYGRYVRLAAGYRDGGYADGGGEFAVEDPSFNALLIASEHALARIAHELGAQATARHARAERLTAALVDRLWDPERGLFLCRDVRGGTLVGERGVSGLVPLILPGLAREVVSAVVRTLRGPHFGLGTTTRLVPSYDLLGEAFDPHRYWRGPAWFNTGWLIERGLRLHGRPAEADALREAVLDTALTSDFAEYVDPYTGEGCGTTGFGWTAALTLDLLHQDSTTTTSTVFKGGDRG
- the ppdK gene encoding pyruvate, phosphate dikinase, with product MSENKDLQVAEPATSVEGVKFVYDFTEGNKDLKDLLGGKGANLAEMTNLGLPVPPGFTITTEACKVYLDSGEEPAALRDEVSAHLDALERRMGKKLGQADDPLLVSVRSGAKFSMPGMMDTVLNIGLSDKSVQGLAVQAGDDRFAWDSYRRLIQMFGKTVLGVDGELFEDALEAAKTAKKVTVDTELEAADLKKLVTRFKRIVKTEAGRDFPQDPREQMDLAVKAVFDSWNGDRAKLYRRQERIPHDLGTAVNVCSMVFGNLGPDSGTGVAFTRDPASGHQGVYGDYLQNAQGEDVVAGIRNTVPLAELEKIDKKSYDQLLQIMETLENHYKDLCDIEFTIERGQLWMLQTRVGKRTAGAAFRIATQLVDQGLIDETEALQRVTGAQLAQLMFPRFDEDAKVEKVGRGIAASPGAAVGKAVFDSYTAVKWSRSGEKVILVRRETNPDDLDGMIAAEGILTSRGGKTSHAAVVARGMGKTCVCGAEELEVDTKRRRMTVPGGHVVEEGDVISIDGSSGKVYLGEVPVVPSPVVEYFEGRMHAGADDADELVEAVHRIMAFADRKRRLRVRANADNAEDALRARRFGAQGIGLCRTEHMFLGDRRELVERLILADTETEREESLKQLLPLQKKDFVELFEAMDGLPVTIRLLDPPLHEFLPDITELSVRVALAEARKDSNENDLRLLQAVHRLHEQNPMLGLRGVRLGLVIPGLFTMQVRAIAEAAAERKNAKGDPRAEIMIPLVGTVQELEIVRDEADEVIAEVEAATGVALKLSIGTMIELPRAALTAGQIAEAAEFFSFGTNDLTQTVWGFSRDDVEASFFTAYLEKGIFGVSPFETIDKDGVGSLVAAAAKAGRETRPDLKLGVCGEHGGDPESVHFFHEVGLDYVSCSPFRIPVARLEAGRAATQSQGSDHR
- a CDS encoding ROK family protein; translation: MTGRGQASAGDLLELVRTGRATTRGALQQVTGMSRATVGQRLERLFRAGWLREGAGGPVDSPLGGRPSITLEFDDAHAVVLAADLDTRHARAAVLTLTGEILAEHSGTLVVEDGPDTVLGELGGWFAELLVKAGHGAEEVCGIGLAVPGPVDSETGLVVQPPIMPGWDGYDIRGRLARAFAERTGRPGTVPVLVDNDANLMAYGEQRTGHRDCSAFVLVKVSTGIGAGVVVDGSIFRGVDGGAGDIGHIRIPEGAESLCRCGSYGCLAAVASGGAVARRLAEAGVRAASGSDVRDLLASGHPEAAALAREAGRLVGDVLATVVTLLNPGVLMIAGDLAGTPFLTGVRELLYQRALPRSTARLDVVTSTLGERAGLVGAGALVVEHLYAPERVEERLLALGV